In the Colletotrichum lupini chromosome 1, complete sequence genome, one interval contains:
- a CDS encoding phosphatidylinositol-specific phospholipase C, protein MASLTSKFANLNPFSKSAPEDEEELGDATDNTTLAGGGHAARDSDLKHRLRVSRAIKSFLVDQKAISSKEANVDSEQLTPELQALVYKPHISVPRELTDRSHPLPEYFISSSHNTYLLAHQLYGSSSAEAYDETLRAGARCVEIDAWDNPDNKDEPKVTHGYTLVSNIPFRTVCETIRDVVDQEAKEPHPAAPILLSLENHCDPEGQLRLAFIMREVFGDRLLSQAIREKGHAEQEGQANHVRLEELGNKIVVIVEYHFPGEADDSSSSSSDDDEEEKKAKKDYKEKKKAAPASLIVPELEALGVYAQSVKPINNSWFEEVLQDAPHHHLINVSESGLASHLPTHTDKISRHNAHHLMRVFPKGTRISSKNLHPVPFWGIGAQICALNWQTFGASMQLNEALFAGSEGFILKPAELRPGGSGHLSNGRKRKLRLHVGGATDIPVPSDRDEDETIKPYLTCTLVHPHDLDIKPPKRKTAGYKQHKLTGFLHKGENPPPTDPLWDEVLEWEYQDNEMVFLRMLIKSDDSFAKNPIFAVGAVRLLYTIPGWVFIRMLDLKGRETKCSILVKFEVVDA, encoded by the coding sequence ATGGCCTCACTAACTTCAAAGTTTGCCAACCTCAATCCCTTCTCCAAATCGGCGCCAGAGGATGAAGAGGAGCTCGGCGATGCGACCGACAACACCACCTTGGCTGGCGGAGGCCACGCTGCACGCGACTCAGACCTTAAGCACCGTCTCCGCGTGAGCCGTGCCATCAAGTCTTTCCTTGTCGATCAGAAGGCCATCTCCTCCAAGGAAGCAAACGTCGACTCAGAACAGCTCACCCCCGAGTTGCAAGCCCTCGTGTACAAGCCTCACATCAGCGTGCCCCGCGAGCTTACTGATAGATCCCACCCATTGCCCGAGTACTTCATCAGCTCCAGCCACAACACCTACCTTCTGGCCCACCAGCTTTATGGAAGCTCTTCGGCAGAGGCCTATGACGAGACGTTGCGTGCTGGCGCGCGATGCGTCGAGATCGATGCCTGGGATAACCCCGACAACAAGGACGAGCCCAAGGTCACCCACGGATACACCCTCGTCTCCAACATCCCTTTCCGCACCGTCTGCGAGACCATCCGAGATGTCGTCGACCAAGAAGCCAAGGAACCACATCCCGCTGCGCCAATCCTTCTGTCTCTCGAGAATCACTGTGACCCTGAGGGTCAACTACGCCTGGCATTCATCATGAGAGAGGTCTTTGGAGATCGCCTTCTTAGCCAAGCCATCAGAGAAAAAGGCCATGCCGAGCAAGAGGGCCAGGCCAACCATGTCCGTCTGGAGGAACTCGGCAACAAGATTGTTGTCATTGTCGAATATCACTTCCCTGGAGAGGCCGACGACAGTAGCTCGAGCTCAAGTGATGATGACGAGGAGGAAAAGAAGGCCAAGAAAGACTACAAGGAGAAAAAGAAGGCTGCGCCTGCTTCGCTGATTGTCCCAGAATTAGAGGCACTCGGCGTCTACGCCCAGTCCGTCAAGCCCATCAACAATTCATGGTTTGAGGAGGTTCTGCAAGATGCGCCGCACCATCACCTCATCAACGTCTCCGAGTCTGGGCTGGCCTCCCATCTGCCGACGCACACTGACAAAATCTCCCGCCACAACGCTCACCATCTGATGCGTGTTTTCCCCAAGGGAACTCGCATCTCTTCCAAAAATCTCCATCCCGTTCCCTTTTGGGGAATTGGCGCCCAGATCTGTGCCCTCAATTGGCAGACATTTGGAGCATCAATGCAGCTCAATGAGGCGTTATTCGCCGGTTCTGAGGGTTTCATTTTGAAGCCCGCCGAGCTCCGGCCCGGTGGCTCGGGCCACCTCAGCAACGGAAGGAAGCGAAAACTCCGTCTACACGTCGGCGGTGCCACCGACATTCCCGTGCCGTCCGATCGCGACGAAGACGAGACAATCAAGCCCTACCTCACGTGCACGCTTGTACATCCTCATGATCTCGATATCAAGCCTCCAAAGAGGAAAACGGCTGGCTACAAACAGCACAAGCTGACAGGATTCTTGCACAAGGGAGAGAACCCACCACCCACCGACCCGCTATGGGACGAGGTCCTAGAGTGGGAATACCAAGACAACGAAATGGTTTTCTTGCGGATGCTCATCAAGAGTGATGACAGCTTCGCCAAGAACCCAATCTTTGCCGTCGGCGCGGTACGACTGCTCTACACGATACCGGGCTGGGTCTTTATCCGCATGCTTGACCTCAAGGGAAGAGAAACCAAATGTTCCATCCTTGTCAAGTTTGAGGTTGTCGACGCGTAG
- a CDS encoding NAD dependent epimerase/dehydratase, whose amino-acid sequence MSKHVLILGGHGKVSQHLTPILLKKSWTVTSIIRTQDQVPAIEKLAPSSSGSGKLNVLVRSIEDVTSQQKAQAILDEVKPDTIFWSAGAGGKGDPSRTFTIDRDAAIHFINAAVATPSIKKFILVSYLSSRKTKPTWWSDKAWQDALDGNKKLYNYSLAKIAADEALWQESRKRTDGFAGISLRPGLLTEEPAGKIEFGKTKEAKGTSSRQTVAEVAALIAENDSFTTSWVDLLDGDEDPKTAVDRVAKENVDVAVGEEFYKA is encoded by the coding sequence ATGAGCAAACACGTCCTCATCCTCGGCGGCCACGGCAAAGTCTCCCAGCACCTGACCCCAATCCTCCTCAAAAAGTCCTGGACCGTGACCTCCATAATCCGCACTCAAGACCAAGTCCCCGCCATCGAAAAGCTCGCTCCCTCGTCTTCGGGCAGCGGCAAACTCAACGTCCTCGTCCGCAGCATCGAAGACGTAACCTCCCAACAAAAAGCCCAAGCAATCCTGGACGAAGTCAAACCAGACACAATCTTCTGGTCCGCCGGCGCAGGCGGCAAAGGCGACCCCTCTCGCACCTTCACAATCGACCGCGACGCCGCCATCCACTTCATCAACGCCGCCGTCGCCACCCCGTCCATCAAGAAATTCATCCTCGTCTCCTACCTGAGCTCCCGCAAGACGAAACCCACCTGGTGGTCCGATAAAGCCTGGCAAGACGCACTCGACGGCAACAAGAAACTCTACAACTACTCTCTCGCCAAGATCGCCGCCGATGAGGCCCTCTGGCAAGAATCGAGAAAGAGGACAGATGGCTTTGCTGGTATTAGTCTGAGACCCGGTCTGCTGACCGAGGAACCGGCCGGCAAGATTGAGTTTGGAAAGACAAAGGAGGCGAAGGGCACCTCCAGCCGACAGACCGTCGCCGAGGTCGCCGCGCTTATTGCGGAGAATGACAGCTTCACGACATCGTGGGTAGACTTGCTGGATGGCGACGAAGACCCAAAGACAGCCGTCGACAGAGTTGCAAAGGAAAACGTGGACGTCGCTGTGGGCGAGGAATTCTACAAGGCTTAA